One Candidatus Methylomirabilota bacterium genomic window, CCACCTTTTGGAAAGGCCCAGCAGTACCCCCCTGGAACTCGACCTACATCGAGAATGACCCGGCCCTTCAACGCAGCCTCGCCCTCGCTGGTCAAGGGAAGCTCTGCATCAAGTCCCACGACGCTCGGCTGCGTGCGGTCAGGAAACAGATCCCGGGCTACAACACCGCTAGCCCCATCAGCTCCAACCAGGAAATCCGCCGTCGCCGTCCTCCCGTCGAAATCAACCTCGATATGATTCGCCGATGCTCTGACGGCTCGCACCGCCTGTCCATCCAGAAGTTCGGTTCCGGCGTCAACCGCACGATTGCACAAGGCCTGATCGAATTTATCGCGCCAGACCATAAAGGCCATCGGCTCCGAATCTGAAAAGGTCGCATCGACCGGATCGCGACCACGCCATGTAAAGGTAAGGTTAGTGATCGACTCCTCGATCAGCTTACCCAAATCGATAGGGAGCAGCCGTTCTACCCGTTGCGACAGACAGCCGCCGCACGCCTTATAGCGCGGCAATCTCCGCCGCTCTATCAGAAGTACCCTGACGCCGGCCTTCGCCAGCGTAAGTGCTGCCGTCGCCCCTGCAGGCCCGCCACCAACTACGATCGCGTCGTATCGCACCGAATCTCTCCCACGCACTACCGGCCGTAGCGCGAGAAGACCTCCAGAAGCTCTTCGATCTTCTTCTGGCGATCCTCCGCCCGCCCGGAGGCCATCGCCTCTGCGACACACGATTCGATGTAACGGCCGAGGAGGATCTTGCGAACCTGTTCCAACGCACCTTCGATGGCAGACAGTTGGAGCAGAATATCGACGCAGTACTTCCCCTCCTCCACCATCCGCTGCACACCCTGCACCTGGCCCTCGATCCGGCTCAGACGCGCCAGCGCCTTGTGCTTCATCTCCTCGTCGATCATCTCCCCCACCTCGATCCAGTCTAAGCGATAGCTACCCTACTCCGGTAGAGTATACGCCCACATGACGTTCCAAACAATATCAACCCGAGTCTCAAGTATCCCGCGCCTCGCTTGGCCTGTCCCTCAGCAGATTGATTGACATCCATATCCTGCACCCTTACAATCAATCTATGCCAAAGGTTCGGGTCGGCCAAATGGAGCTCTTTTACCAGGAAGACGGCCACTGTGAGCCGGTCGTCTGGATCCACGGACTCGGCATCGATCACCGAGTCTGGGCGCTGCAGATACCGGTGTTCAGCCAGCACTTCCGCTGCATAACCTTCGACAACCGCGACGCCGGCCAAAGCGACCGCTCATCGAGTTCCTACACTATCAAGACCATGGCCGATGATGTCATCCGCCTGATGGACGCGCTCGCTATCGATAAGGCCCACATCGTGGGCCTTTCCATGGGCGGGGCGATCGCCCAGGAGGTGGCGATCGCCTATCCTGCCAGGGTCAGACGATTAATCCTGGTCTCGACCTACACCTCAGCCGATCGGCGCGGCGCTGACGTACTGAACTCGTTCGCGATGATGCGGGCCCACTTCAGCCGGGAAGAGTACGCGCGGGCCACCAGTCCATGGATATTCACGTACCGGGACTATCTTATCCCCGGATTTATAGAGTCGACCATCACCCGATTCCTGGAGGACCCATACTTTCTCCCCGCCGACGTCTACGCCCGCCAGGTCGAGGCCGCACTCGGTCACTTCACCGAAGATCGCTTGAGCGAGATTACGGTACCAACCCTGATTGTGACTGGTAACGAAGATCTCATGACCCCTATGCGTTTCGCCAGGACGCTCCACCAGGGAATTCCCGGCGCCAAATTGGCCGTGATCCCGGGCGGCGGCCACGCCTTGGCCCTCACCCACGCTGACGAGTTTAACCACATCGCCCTGTCATTTCTCAAGGAACCCTGAACCTTACTCCCCCCTTTTTTAGCAGGCTGCTCAAGCCACAGGCAAGCGCCTACGGTGTAGCCTGGGCGCACAACTGTTCCCACACCGCCTGCACCTGACGCGCTGTCTCTTCAAGCGGACCTTCATTCTCAATGACATAATGAGCGTGGCACCGCTTCTCCTGCTGTGGCATCTGCGACCTGACGCGCTGCATCGCTTCATCTTGACTGAGGTCTCTTGACCTGACCAGACGGTCGAGCCGCACGGCTTCGCTCGCCTCAACAAGGATCACCGCGTCACAGCGAGCGTGCCAACCGCTCTCAATCAGCAGCGCAGCATCGACAAGGCAAACGACCGCTCCCAAGACCCCTGCTCGCTGGATACGCCGTTCACACTCCCGGATAATAGCCGGATGAAGTAGCGCCTCTAATTGTCTGCGGGCCTTGAGATCGGCGAACACTATGGCGCCCAATCGCCTTCGGTCTATGCGACCACCCGCTCCGACGACCTCGCGACCGAACGTCGAGACGACCGCCTCGAAGAGGGGCCGGTCCGGCTCCACCAACTCGTGAGCAACTCGATCGGCGTCGATGACCGTCGCGCCCAAGCCCTTGAACATCGCTGCGACCGTACTCTTGCCCGAACAAATGCCCCCTGTCAGGCCCACAACGACCATTCGCCGTGCGTCCTGCTCACTAGGCATGGGCCTCAGCCCAGTTCACTCCAACCCCGAGGTCAACCTTCAGGGGAATACAGAGAGCAGCCGCACGCTCCATCTCTTCAATAGCCACCTGCTTAGCGACTTCCAGCTCGGCTTCGGGTACCTCGAACAGCAGCTCATCGTGGATCTGAAGAATCATCCTGGTTCCCAACCGTTCCGACCTTAGGCGTCTGAAGATAGCGATCATCGCAACCTTGATCAGGTCTGCAGCCGATCCCTGAATCGGCGTATTCACTGCCAACCGCTCCCCAAGTTGCCGAACCGTCTGGTCGGAACTTCTCAGTTCCGGGATCGCTCGCCGGCGTCCCCAGAGCGTACTCACGAAGCCGAGTTCCCCGGCCTCGCGGATCGTCTGGTCGATAAATAACTTGACCCCGTGATAGATCTGAAAATAGCGATCGATGTACAGGGCGGCCTCCTCCTGTGGTATATCGAGTTCTGAGGCCAGGCCAAAGGGACTCATCCCATAGACGATGCCGAAGTTGATCACCTTGGCCCGTCGCCGCATCTCCGCCGTCACCTCCTCCGGCTGCACCCCGAAGATCTCGGCTGCAGTACTCCGGTGCACATCAGCCCCCGCCGTGAAAGCGGCAATTAACGCCTGGTCCTGGGAGAGGTGCGCCAAAATCCGCAGCTCGATCTGGGAATAGTCGGCCGACAGGAGCCGATGACCCTTCGAGACAATGAACGCCTGTCGAATCCGCCGCCCGACCTCGGTGCGAACCGGGATATTCTGGAGGTTCGGCTCACTGGAACTCAAGCGTCCGGTGGCAGTCACCGTCTGATTGAACGATGTATGAATTCGGCCGCCCGCGCGATCAGCAAGCCTGAGCAGCACATCAACATAGGTCGATTTGAGTTTCGCGAGACTCCGGTAATTCAGGACCTCTGCGGGCAATTCGTGCGTCATGGCCAATCGCTGAAGCACCTCCACATTGGTGGAATAGCCGGTCTTGGTCCGCTTCAGCGGCTGAAGCTTCAGTCGCTGAAATAACACATCCGCCAACTGCTTCGGCGAATTGATGTTAAAGTGCTCACCCGCCAGAGCGAAGATTCGCGATTCGATCTGGCTGAGTTGGCTCTCCAGTTCCTTGCCCAACTCGCCAAGCTGGTCGGCATCTACGCTGAACCCGACTTCCTCCATCGAGGCCAAGACCTCGATCAGCGGCATCTCGATCGTTTTAAACAACGACAGCAGCCCTGACTGCTCAAGTTTCGGCAGCAACGCCTCTTTGAGTTGCCATACAAGGTGCGCCTCTTCGGCTGCCCGCCTCATGGCCATCTCTCGTCCGTCATTTCCACCCTTAGCTTCCGACCCCTGCTCGCACTTCACGCCCAACAGCTCAAACACCAAAGTCGCGAGAGAGTGATCCGATCTGTTAGGGTTCAGGAGATAGGACGCTACCATGGCATCAAAGGACAGTCCTCTCAGCGCAACGCCCTTCTTCCCGATAGCGGTCATGATCCGTTTGAGGTCGTGGCCGATCTTCATCGGCTTCTCTCCAGCCAGGACAGGGCGCAGACGCTCAAGATACGAGTCGGTCATCGCTTCAGGAAAGCAACAGAGGGCGACATCGGGCTCTTTACAGAAGGCAAGGCCATAAAGCGTACCGTCACCTGAGCCGCTACCGTTACGCGCAACAGCGATAGCCACGCTGTCGGAATCCAGGAGTTCTTTGACGGTCTCTCCGATCTCGTCCTCGCGATCAATAACGACCATGCGGAGCGAGCCGCGCGAGGTCACGGGGGTAAATGCCCGCTGGAGCCCTGTGAAACCTAACTCCCGAAAGAGGGCCTGGAGAGCGGCGTTATCAGGCTCACGTAGCGCAACCTGTCCCAGATCCACACTCACCTGGAGATCCGTCCTGAGGCGGGCCAGATCCCGGCTGAGACGAGCTTGCTCGACCTGGCTTCTCAGAATCTCCCGAACCTTCACGGACTTGATCTCATGCAGGCGAGTGATCATCTCTTCGATGCTCCCGAACTGCTGGATAAGGCTCCTGGCGGTCTTCTCCCCGATCCCGCGCACGCCAGGGATGTTGTCGATCGGATCACCCATCAACCCCATCACCTCCACCACCTGACCGGGGGGCACGCCGAAGCGCTCCAGAACCTCCGGTTCGCCGTAGACCTTCTCCTTCATCGAATCATAGACCCGGATCTCAGGTCCAATGAGTTGGAGCATGTCTTTATCGCCCGTGACAATGGTCACGTGAAAGTCCTGCGCCTCGGCCTGCCTTGCCAGCGAGCCGATCAGATCGTCCGCCTCTTGCCCCTGTTGCATCAGGAGCGGGATGCGCATCGCCTCCACTATCCGATGGATGTACGGAAGCTGGCGGCTCAGATCGTCCGGCATCTGGCCGCGATTCGCCTTGTAGTCAGCGTATCGCGTATGTCGTTCGGTCGGTCCTGCGGAATCGAAGACCACAACCATGGCCTCCGGATGCTCGTCCCGGATGATCTTCAGAAGCATATTGGTGAAACCGTATATGGCTCCGGTTGGAACCCCCTCGCTGTTCGTAAGGGGTGGAAGCGCATGGTAGGCCCGAAAGAGGTAGGAACTCCCGTCGATAAGATAGAGCGATCTGGCCGTCATCGGTCAGTGTCCTCGGAAAATAGCGATCAACGGTCAGCGCTAAAAGCAGGTGTTCAGGCTGAAGGCTGAAGCATCCTCAAAACCTTCGGTCTATCTACCTTCAGCCTCTCTCGCATGCGGCAGGGCAGATCAGCCGAACAGGCTCTTGACCTTGTCAAAGAAGCTCTCGACTAACGGGCTTCCGTCGCCGTTTTCCAGAGCAGCGTACGCTTCGAGCAACTCGCGCTGCTTCGTGGTCAGCCGCTTAGGCACCTCGACCACAACCCTGACCACGAGGTCTCCTTGACCATGGCCACGCAAGCGCGGCACACCCTTGCCATGAACGCGAAACTCAGCGCCGGGTTGGGTCCCGGGGGGGATCTTGAGCTTCGTCATCCCGAAAAAGCTCGGGATCTCCAACTCGGCCCCCAAGGCCGCTTGAACAAACCTGACAGGAACCTCACAATACAAGTCGTCGCCGTGCCGTGAGAAGAGCGGATGCTCCTTCACGGTGATGACAACATACAGATCGCCCCGATCTCCCCAATGGGGACCGGCCTCGCCCTCGCCTGCCAGCTTCAAGCGTATCCCCGTTTCCACACCGGCAGGAATCTTCACCGTAAGAGACCGATCGGACCGCGACCGCCCCGTACCTCGACAGTCGCGGCATCGATGTTCAATAACACGCCCCTCGCCTCGACAGGCCGAACAGGTCTGGCTGATCGTGAGAAAGCCTTGCGAGTACCGAACCTGGCCGCTGCCGCGGCAGGAACCACAGGCGGTTGGAGATGTCCCGGGCTTCGCGCCACTCCCCTTGCAGGCGCCGCAGGGCTCCAGCCGGGGGATCGTAATCTCTTTCTCTACTCCGAGGATCGCTTCCTCAAGGCTGATCTCGAGGTTGTAGCGTAAATCTGCGCCCCGGGAAGCAGCCCGCCGGGCAGATCCTCCAAAGAACCCCTCGAAAAGATCCTCGAACACCGACCCAAATCCGGCCTCACCGAATCCCCCGAAGCCGGCCCTCTCTCCGGTAACTCCGAACCGGTCGTAGGCCGCCCGCTTCTCGGGATTGTTCAGGATCTCATACGCCTCGGTCGCCTCCTTGAACTGCTCTTCCGACGTCTTATCGCCAGGGTTCTTGTCCGGGTGATACTTATGAGCCAGCCGACGGTAGGCTCGTTTGATCTCATCGGGAGCGGCGTCCCGATCCACCCCAAGCACCTGGTAGTAGTCGCGCCTGTTCATGACTGAGACAGGCCGGATCCCGAACTCCGGGTTTCACATCGATCTTCTTCTGAACCTTGAACCTCGAACTCAGAACTCAGAACCTTCGCTTTCGATACCTTCACCATCGCCGGCCGCAGCAAACGTCCCTCCAGGAGGTACCCTTTTCGAACCTCCTCGACCGCAATATTGTCCCGACCATCAGTCGCCTCTATCTGAGCCACAGCCTGATGGAAGTTCGGATCGAACTCATGCCCCAACGCCTCGATGGACTTCACCCCTGCCTTTTCCAGGGTCGTCTGAAACAGTCGAAGAATGATGTCAACACCCTCCGCAACGCCCTGGACCTCTCCTCCAAAGCGGGCCGTAGCGACCGCATGCTCCAGACTATCCACAATAGGCAGCAGTTCCAGGATCAGCCCTTCGTTCGCGAACCTCACGAACTCGCTCCGCTCGCGGGATACTCGCTTCTTGTAGTTCTCAAACTCCGCGTGGAGACGAAGGAGGCGGTCATTGAGGGCGTCTATCTCAGCAGTCCGTCCCTTGAGGTCGGCCTGCAGCTTGTTGATCATCGACTCCAACTCGATCGTGGGGACAACAGGGCTCTCTTGGGCGTTATCGCTTGTCGATGCTTTGGTTTCTTCACTTTCTTGATTCATTATCCGATCGGCTCCCTTTCGTTCATCGGCTGACCCGACAGATCCGTCCGTCAGGCTCCATCGCGCATCATCGCTTCTGAAAGCAAGCTCTACACATCAGCCTCTGTCAGGAGCTTGCTGACGAGTCTGGCCGTACAATCGACGAGGGCCACCATGCGGTCGTAGGCAATCCGCTTCGGGCCCACGATTCCGAGTACACCAACGACATGATCTCCACTCTTATACGACGAAGCAATCAGACTGAGCTCGCGCATCTCTCTGATCTCACTCTCGCGGCCGATGATAACCCGTAACCCCTCATGGGCCAGACATCGATCGAGAATCTTCACCAGCTTTGACTTTTCCTCGAAGGCCGCGAAGATATTCTGCATCTTATTGATATCGGCGAACTCCGGCTGATGAGTGATATTGGCCGCCCCTCCGATGTAGACGTATCCCTCCTCACCCTCCAGCGTCTTGTTGCTGAGTTCCAGGGCGCGCTGCATCAGGCGGTTGAACTCATCGCGCTCCTCGGCCATCTGTGCAATGATCGTGTTCCTCACCTCGTGAAGGGTCACCCCGCCCAACACACTGTTCAGATAGTTAGAGATTCGATCCAACTCCGGCTGCTCGATCAACTCATCGATAGCGATGACCTTCTGCTGTACGAGCCCGGAATCGGCCATAAGAACCACCAGGGTCCGCTCCCGATTGAGGTGGACAAAGTTAATACGTCGCCACGTGTTCTGTGCAAACTTTGGCGCCAGAACCACCGAAGCATATCGTGAGAGATCGGAGAGGATTCGGCTGACCCCCTGCACCAATTCCTCGGCCTGACCCCGGCTGGGACGGATCCCTTGCTCGATTCGGCTTTCCTCGACCTTCGACAATTTAGGACGCTGCATAAGGCTGTCAACGTAGAAGCGGTACCCGGAATCGGTTGGGATCCTGCCGGCTGACGCATGCGGTTGAGAGAGATAGCCTACCTCCTCCAGATCCGCCATCACATTGCGGATGGTGGCAGGGCTGAGGTAGCCAAGGTGGCGCCTGGCGATACTTCGGGACCCTACAGGCTCTCCGGAGGTGATATAGTCATGGATAATTACCTTCAGGATCTGGCGCTCCCGTGAAGTTAGTTCATGCGCCGACATCGGTCCATCGACCCCCTTCCCTTACCCTTCTTTCAACACTTGGCACTCCCTGGAGAAACGTGCCACGGTTCTAAAAAATGCTAAGAAAAATAGCCGCTATTGTCAAGCGGATTTGCCGCCGTCTGCGCGCTATAGAACAGGCCGGAGAATCAGAGGAGTTGGACAATCAGTTCGTTGGCTACGAGAAGCCCCCGCTCTGTAATCTGTACCCGCCCCTCATTCAGGCGAAGGAACCCATCATCCAATAGGCGGGTGACCCGATCGGACGCAGAGAGATCTTCAACGCCAAGTGCATCCTTCAATACATCCACGTCCAGTCCGGTCCGGAGTCGAAGCCCCAACATCAAACGCTCGGCTCGTAACATCTCGGCGGATAGCTCTTCGCCGCAGGCTACGGCTATCCCACGCTCAGCAATGGCGGATACGTAGCGTGCAGGCAGCAACTCATTATAAAACCGGCGCCCGGTAAGGAATGAGTGAGCCCCCGCCCCAATGCCGACGTACTCCTGATGTTGCCAGTAGACCAGATTGTGGCGGCAACGGAAGCCTGGACGCGCAAAGTTTGAAATTTCGTAATGCTCGAAGCCGGCGTCATGCAGCCGGCCTACAGCCATTTGATACATGACTGTCTCTGTCTCTTCGTCGGGTAGCCCAATCTCGCCTTTGCGATGTTCCTGGTGGAGAAGCGTCCCCTCTTCCAGGATCAGCCCATAGGCAGAGAGATGTTCAGGGCCTGCACCGATGGCCCAGTCGAGGGTCGCCGACCAGTC contains:
- a CDS encoding geranylgeranyl reductase family protein, yielding MRYDAIVVGGGPAGATAALTLAKAGVRVLLIERRRLPRYKACGGCLSQRVERLLPIDLGKLIEESITNLTFTWRGRDPVDATFSDSEPMAFMVWRDKFDQALCNRAVDAGTELLDGQAVRAVRASANHIEVDFDGRTATADFLVGADGASGVVARDLFPDRTQPSVVGLDAELPLTSEGEAALKGRVILDVGRVPGGYCWAFPKGGVASVGVSIDRRAAKRALPCLTDFLTSSRFSDRRAVRTTGALIPVYHDGTGPLHRGRALLTGDAACLVDPFLGEGIYYAIQSGQLAARAIVRAGSHGGDLHWYQTAISTEIAPELEAAGRLSRAAHRAPWLWFQVLKRRRVVIDLYRKVLMGEANYRWFEERVWAGTPRPVAMLFGIWANRGSVVAG
- a CDS encoding metal-sensitive transcriptional regulator, with protein sequence MIDEEMKHKALARLSRIEGQVQGVQRMVEEGKYCVDILLQLSAIEGALEQVRKILLGRYIESCVAEAMASGRAEDRQKKIEELLEVFSRYGR
- a CDS encoding alpha/beta fold hydrolase; the protein is MPKVRVGQMELFYQEDGHCEPVVWIHGLGIDHRVWALQIPVFSQHFRCITFDNRDAGQSDRSSSSYTIKTMADDVIRLMDALAIDKAHIVGLSMGGAIAQEVAIAYPARVRRLILVSTYTSADRRGADVLNSFAMMRAHFSREEYARATSPWIFTYRDYLIPGFIESTITRFLEDPYFLPADVYARQVEAALGHFTEDRLSEITVPTLIVTGNEDLMTPMRFARTLHQGIPGAKLAVIPGGGHALALTHADEFNHIALSFLKEP
- the coaE gene encoding dephospho-CoA kinase (Dephospho-CoA kinase (CoaE) performs the final step in coenzyme A biosynthesis.), which encodes MPSEQDARRMVVVGLTGGICSGKSTVAAMFKGLGATVIDADRVAHELVEPDRPLFEAVVSTFGREVVGAGGRIDRRRLGAIVFADLKARRQLEALLHPAIIRECERRIQRAGVLGAVVCLVDAALLIESGWHARCDAVILVEASEAVRLDRLVRSRDLSQDEAMQRVRSQMPQQEKRCHAHYVIENEGPLEETARQVQAVWEQLCAQATP
- the polA gene encoding DNA polymerase I gives rise to the protein MTARSLYLIDGSSYLFRAYHALPPLTNSEGVPTGAIYGFTNMLLKIIRDEHPEAMVVVFDSAGPTERHTRYADYKANRGQMPDDLSRQLPYIHRIVEAMRIPLLMQQGQEADDLIGSLARQAEAQDFHVTIVTGDKDMLQLIGPEIRVYDSMKEKVYGEPEVLERFGVPPGQVVEVMGLMGDPIDNIPGVRGIGEKTARSLIQQFGSIEEMITRLHEIKSVKVREILRSQVEQARLSRDLARLRTDLQVSVDLGQVALREPDNAALQALFRELGFTGLQRAFTPVTSRGSLRMVVIDREDEIGETVKELLDSDSVAIAVARNGSGSGDGTLYGLAFCKEPDVALCCFPEAMTDSYLERLRPVLAGEKPMKIGHDLKRIMTAIGKKGVALRGLSFDAMVASYLLNPNRSDHSLATLVFELLGVKCEQGSEAKGGNDGREMAMRRAAEEAHLVWQLKEALLPKLEQSGLLSLFKTIEMPLIEVLASMEEVGFSVDADQLGELGKELESQLSQIESRIFALAGEHFNINSPKQLADVLFQRLKLQPLKRTKTGYSTNVEVLQRLAMTHELPAEVLNYRSLAKLKSTYVDVLLRLADRAGGRIHTSFNQTVTATGRLSSSEPNLQNIPVRTEVGRRIRQAFIVSKGHRLLSADYSQIELRILAHLSQDQALIAAFTAGADVHRSTAAEIFGVQPEEVTAEMRRRAKVINFGIVYGMSPFGLASELDIPQEEAALYIDRYFQIYHGVKLFIDQTIREAGELGFVSTLWGRRRAIPELRSSDQTVRQLGERLAVNTPIQGSAADLIKVAMIAIFRRLRSERLGTRMILQIHDELLFEVPEAELEVAKQVAIEEMERAAALCIPLKVDLGVGVNWAEAHA
- the dnaJ gene encoding molecular chaperone DnaJ yields the protein MNRRDYYQVLGVDRDAAPDEIKRAYRRLAHKYHPDKNPGDKTSEEQFKEATEAYEILNNPEKRAAYDRFGVTGERAGFGGFGEAGFGSVFEDLFEGFFGGSARRAASRGADLRYNLEISLEEAILGVEKEITIPRLEPCGACKGSGAKPGTSPTACGSCRGSGQVRYSQGFLTISQTCSACRGEGRVIEHRCRDCRGTGRSRSDRSLTVKIPAGVETGIRLKLAGEGEAGPHWGDRGDLYVVITVKEHPLFSRHGDDLYCEVPVRFVQAALGAELEIPSFFGMTKLKIPPGTQPGAEFRVHGKGVPRLRGHGQGDLVVRVVVEVPKRLTTKQRELLEAYAALENGDGSPLVESFFDKVKSLFG
- the grpE gene encoding nucleotide exchange factor GrpE produces the protein MNQESEETKASTSDNAQESPVVPTIELESMINKLQADLKGRTAEIDALNDRLLRLHAEFENYKKRVSRERSEFVRFANEGLILELLPIVDSLEHAVATARFGGEVQGVAEGVDIILRLFQTTLEKAGVKSIEALGHEFDPNFHQAVAQIEATDGRDNIAVEEVRKGYLLEGRLLRPAMVKVSKAKVLSSEFEVQGSEEDRCETRSSGSGLSQS
- the hrcA gene encoding heat-inducible transcription repressor HrcA encodes the protein MSAHELTSRERQILKVIIHDYITSGEPVGSRSIARRHLGYLSPATIRNVMADLEEVGYLSQPHASAGRIPTDSGYRFYVDSLMQRPKLSKVEESRIEQGIRPSRGQAEELVQGVSRILSDLSRYASVVLAPKFAQNTWRRINFVHLNRERTLVVLMADSGLVQQKVIAIDELIEQPELDRISNYLNSVLGGVTLHEVRNTIIAQMAEERDEFNRLMQRALELSNKTLEGEEGYVYIGGAANITHQPEFADINKMQNIFAAFEEKSKLVKILDRCLAHEGLRVIIGRESEIREMRELSLIASSYKSGDHVVGVLGIVGPKRIAYDRMVALVDCTARLVSKLLTEADV
- the hemW gene encoding radical SAM family heme chaperone HemW: MRSGLGLYIHIPFCLSRCHYCDFNSYRFDSVQVEQYLEALAQEITRRASSDAIRHRRVCSVFFGGGTPSILQASQLIGILDRCRAAFTFEADAEVSLEANPGTVGLPKLRALREGGVTRLSMGVQAVQDRLLQRLGRAHAAYETEQAFWLMREAGFSNINLDLMFGLPGQSTDDWSATLDWAIGAGPEHLSAYGLILEEGTLLHQEHRKGEIGLPDEETETVMYQMAVGRLHDAGFEHYEISNFARPGFRCRHNLVYWQHQEYVGIGAGAHSFLTGRRFYNELLPARYVSAIAERGIAVACGEELSAEMLRAERLMLGLRLRTGLDVDVLKDALGVEDLSASDRVTRLLDDGFLRLNEGRVQITERGLLVANELIVQLL